Genomic DNA from Campylobacter concisus:
GCGCCATGGCCATAAGCATTGTCTTTTAATACAACTATTACTTTCTCTTTGCCACCAGCCTTAGCACAAATTTGAGTGAGGTTATGGATATATGAAGCTTTATTTAGGCGTATTTCAGACATTAAAATTCACATTAAAAGCAGTATAAACATCCGGTAAAAGTTTTCTTACGTTGTAATCAAATGCATAAAATTTAGCGTAAATTTCTTTCAGATCAGCCTCTTTTACTTTGCTAAAATCAAAAACATCGGTACAATTTTTCTTTGGAACTTGGCGGTCAAGCTCAGCAAAAAAAGCAGCTCTTGCC
This window encodes:
- the cmeU gene encoding CmeU family protein yields the protein MEKSQEVKEKIEKILEARAAFFAELDRQVPKKNCTDVFDFSKVKEADLKEIYAKFYAFDYNVRKLLPDVYTAFNVNFNV